From one Zhongshania sp. R06B22 genomic stretch:
- the relA gene encoding GTP diphosphokinase: MVKVREDFPLLDNGNVDIAAWIARLPVDRQVIHTADLQRAFELAEHCAANSAPLVQGKVDYFSSFYTALEMVEILADLHLDQDSLIAATLFRAVREDRLSIAELEQQFGRPVAKLVDGVLGMAAISKVNAELDAPVLGQSEAQSETIRKMLVALVDDVRVALIKLAERTSAIRSVKNRPEKRYRVAREVADIYAPLAHRLGIGHIKWELEDLSFRYLQPLAYKKIAKLLAEKRLDRQLYIDDAIDVLGKALNADNIQADIAGRVKHIYSIWRKMQRKGIGFSQVYDIRALRVLVPDAKACYAALGVVHGLWRNIPNEFDDYIATPKENGYRSLHTAVIGPDGKVLEIQIRTRSMHDEAEFGVCSHWMYKGTDRGAKTTNSYDEKIAWLRQVLDWHEESGSSSDVAEQFTSAQDRVYVFTPDGHVVNLQNGATPLDFAYHIHTEVGNRCRGAKVNGRIVPLTYTLKTGERVEILTGKESEPRRDWLQSNLGYLKTSRARTKVQHWFRLQAKEDNIIAGRALLDKEFKRLALNSIDYKYLADQMHCPSVDDMYASVGAGEISMFQLIRAANNLAGREDDKGQSMLRLRPASTKQNDGSQVRISGVGNLMTYFARCCKPLPGEGITGYITVGRGVSVHRQDCNKLLQLQSVEPQRIITVGWAEAQIDTYPVDIELQAYDRQGLLRDITQQLATEKVNVVSLNTVTDTANHMATMTIRLEIQDLATLSDVLSRLNGLPNVVGVKRIREG, encoded by the coding sequence ATGGTTAAGGTAAGGGAAGACTTTCCGTTGTTAGACAACGGAAACGTTGATATCGCTGCTTGGATAGCGCGGTTGCCGGTGGATAGGCAGGTGATCCACACTGCGGATTTGCAGCGTGCGTTTGAATTGGCCGAACATTGTGCGGCTAATTCGGCGCCACTTGTTCAGGGCAAGGTCGATTATTTCTCTAGTTTTTATACCGCCTTGGAAATGGTTGAGATACTGGCCGATCTTCATCTTGATCAGGACAGCCTTATTGCCGCGACTTTATTTCGTGCGGTACGAGAAGACCGTCTATCTATCGCTGAACTGGAACAGCAATTTGGCCGCCCGGTCGCAAAGTTAGTCGATGGTGTACTGGGCATGGCGGCGATATCCAAGGTAAATGCCGAGCTCGATGCGCCGGTATTGGGTCAGTCTGAAGCCCAGAGCGAGACTATTCGAAAAATGCTGGTCGCTTTAGTCGACGATGTGCGCGTAGCGCTCATTAAGCTTGCTGAAAGAACCTCTGCTATTCGTTCCGTCAAAAACAGGCCGGAAAAGCGCTATCGAGTCGCCCGTGAAGTAGCGGATATTTATGCGCCGCTGGCACATCGTTTGGGTATTGGTCATATTAAGTGGGAACTTGAGGATCTTTCCTTCCGTTACTTGCAGCCCCTTGCGTATAAAAAAATTGCAAAGCTATTGGCCGAAAAAAGACTAGATCGACAACTCTATATTGACGACGCCATCGATGTTCTCGGCAAGGCGCTTAACGCCGACAATATCCAGGCCGACATCGCTGGCCGCGTTAAACATATTTATAGTATCTGGCGAAAAATGCAGCGCAAAGGTATCGGCTTCTCTCAAGTTTATGATATTCGTGCCCTGAGGGTGCTAGTGCCAGATGCAAAGGCTTGCTATGCCGCATTAGGCGTAGTCCATGGGCTGTGGCGAAACATTCCCAATGAATTTGATGACTATATCGCGACCCCTAAGGAAAATGGCTATCGCTCATTACACACCGCGGTGATTGGACCCGACGGCAAGGTGTTGGAAATACAAATCCGCACGCGCTCCATGCACGATGAAGCCGAGTTTGGGGTTTGTTCGCATTGGATGTACAAGGGTACGGATCGCGGCGCTAAAACCACCAATAGTTATGATGAAAAAATAGCATGGTTACGTCAGGTTCTAGACTGGCATGAGGAAAGTGGCAGCAGTAGTGATGTCGCCGAGCAATTTACCAGCGCGCAAGATCGAGTCTACGTTTTTACGCCAGACGGTCATGTGGTGAATCTGCAAAACGGCGCAACGCCCTTAGATTTCGCATACCACATTCATACCGAGGTCGGTAATCGCTGTCGGGGCGCTAAGGTTAACGGTCGTATCGTGCCCTTAACGTACACGCTAAAAACCGGCGAACGGGTTGAGATTCTCACAGGCAAAGAAAGTGAGCCGCGCCGAGATTGGCTGCAAAGCAATCTCGGTTATTTAAAAACATCTCGGGCGCGCACCAAAGTTCAGCATTGGTTTCGTTTGCAAGCCAAAGAAGACAATATTATTGCCGGCCGGGCACTGCTAGATAAGGAATTTAAGCGCCTCGCCTTGAATAGTATTGATTACAAATATCTTGCCGATCAGATGCACTGCCCCAGTGTGGATGATATGTACGCTTCAGTTGGCGCAGGCGAAATCAGCATGTTTCAGCTGATTCGTGCAGCGAATAACCTGGCCGGACGCGAAGATGACAAAGGCCAGTCAATGTTGCGCTTGCGTCCCGCAAGCACCAAGCAAAATGATGGTAGTCAGGTCCGTATTAGCGGTGTGGGTAATTTGATGACTTATTTTGCACGCTGCTGTAAGCCTTTACCCGGTGAGGGAATCACCGGGTATATCACCGTTGGTCGCGGTGTCAGCGTGCATCGTCAAGACTGTAATAAATTACTGCAACTGCAGAGCGTAGAGCCTCAGCGGATCATTACGGTTGGTTGGGCCGAAGCGCAAATTGATACTTATCCGGTTGATATCGAGCTGCAGGCTTATGATCGGCAGGGATTGTTGCGCGATATTACCCAGCAACTGGCCACTGAAAAGGTCAATGTTGTGTCATTGAATACCGTGACAGATACCGCGAATCACATGGCTACCATGACGATTAGATTAGAAATCCAAGATCTCGCCACCTTGTCAGATGTATTAAGTCGACTCAATGGTCTACCCAATGTTGTTGGCGTAAAGCGAATTCGAGAGGGCTGA
- the cysM gene encoding cysteine synthase CysM, with protein sequence MNEFPTIDQFIGNTPLVRLQRLGRGSSNTILVKLEGNNPAGSVKDRAAMNMILRAEQRGDISPGDTLIEATSGNTGIALAMAAAIKGYKMVLIMPSHMSAERKLAMAAYGAELLEVSQATGMEGARDLALAMQAEGKGKVLDQFSNCDNPQAHYEGTGPEIWRQTGGRITHFVSSMGTTGTIMGVSRYLKEQNPSVEIIGLQPDGCSSIPGIRRWPEAYLPSIYDAVRVDRVIDMDQHTAEITMRAMAVEEGIFCGVSSGGSVAAALRVSESVENAVIVAIVCDRGDRYLSTGVFDKTLEK encoded by the coding sequence ATGAATGAATTTCCGACTATTGATCAATTTATCGGTAACACGCCGTTAGTGCGTTTGCAGCGCCTGGGAAGGGGCAGCAGTAACACTATTTTGGTGAAGCTAGAGGGTAATAACCCTGCCGGGTCTGTGAAAGATCGTGCAGCAATGAACATGATTTTACGAGCTGAGCAGCGCGGTGATATTAGTCCGGGCGACACCTTGATTGAAGCCACCAGTGGTAACACCGGGATCGCTTTAGCGATGGCGGCTGCAATCAAGGGCTATAAAATGGTATTGATTATGCCCAGCCATATGAGCGCTGAACGCAAATTGGCGATGGCGGCATACGGCGCAGAATTGCTAGAGGTTTCGCAGGCAACAGGCATGGAAGGTGCTAGAGATTTGGCCTTAGCAATGCAAGCCGAAGGCAAAGGCAAGGTTCTTGATCAATTTTCCAATTGTGATAACCCGCAGGCGCATTACGAGGGAACCGGGCCGGAAATTTGGCGTCAAACTGGCGGACGTATTACGCATTTTGTTAGCTCGATGGGGACAACGGGCACCATTATGGGCGTATCTCGGTATTTGAAAGAGCAAAACCCGTCCGTTGAGATTATTGGCCTGCAGCCAGATGGTTGCTCAAGCATTCCCGGTATTCGACGTTGGCCAGAGGCGTATTTACCCAGTATCTATGATGCCGTGCGGGTAGATCGTGTGATTGATATGGATCAGCACACTGCAGAGATCACTATGCGTGCGATGGCCGTAGAAGAAGGGATTTTTTGCGGCGTGTCGTCAGGTGGTTCTGTTGCTGCCGCACTGCGTGTTAGCGAGTCAGTAGAGAATGCAGTGATTGTCGCTATTGTTTGTGATCGCGGTGACCGCTATCTATCAACCGGTGTTTTTGATAAGACACTGGAGAAATAA
- a CDS encoding ATP-binding protein — MPVRLGIRRLILVMGLLPILALSLALSSYLMISQIDELRKLMTERAKSSSEQLAVLTEHVLTAGHNNTLAAITSAALEETAVKAIAIYTADMDIITHAGPKSDLSIIKMNPGETHAQYEYLEDGLLITQPVFSPSLSSQAATPIVGWVVMQFDWRHLKIQQYQTLLIGTVFLVIAFIICVGLTSYINQSLAADLTTLRQTIRKMATGSRNFHAHIPENDEFNEIAEELNLLNNAHQNELQELQRSIEQTNIDLRETLETVEVQNIELDLARREAVNASRIKSEFLANTSHEIRTPLSGIIGFSKILLKSEMEVRQREAIETIHNSANSLLTIINDILDFSKLEAGKLVLDNAPVNLREAVEDTLQLLAPSAIEKDLELALIIEAGSPEAVVTDGLRLRQILTNLINNAIKFTPAGHIKVSILSKQQSSENAEVTIQISDTGIGLSKEQQQEVFKDFSQADASITRQYGGTGLGLVIVKRLIEQMGGEIGIVSEPGQGATFWLTLNLPTSTNTIKLRDFSVLSGKSIALYDRSELQTQALKSLLLSWGLKVHHCSNIDDLAPSDYCLISSDNSADFHKLLSELDRSAVIITPYKEQKSDLAGRTYLSKPFSHVKLFDALYKGLEHNSASRKQAARFPNTNILAVDDNPSNLHILGNFLDDMAIRTHFAQNGAEALQQCREKHFDLIFMDIQMPQMDGIETSKCIRKDGLNTDTPIIALSAYLSPDNPSQLRDAGINDYFSKPISERQLAALLSKHLSAATSSIEQARPVDIKECLQLTKNRPQLAADMLKMLLETLPEQRKHTLLAIQHRDFDQLGVITHNLKGACCYTGTPALKQRVLELEKALENKGTYEIQTTALISAIDDLLVWQEAHDLGVVFDI; from the coding sequence ATGCCAGTGCGATTGGGAATAAGAAGATTGATCTTGGTTATGGGTCTACTGCCGATACTCGCTTTATCATTGGCCCTCAGCTCCTACCTGATGATCAGCCAAATCGATGAGTTGCGGAAGCTCATGACGGAGCGGGCCAAATCCTCAAGTGAACAACTTGCCGTCCTCACCGAGCATGTCCTCACCGCCGGTCACAACAACACCCTCGCGGCGATTACCTCTGCCGCGCTGGAAGAAACTGCGGTCAAAGCCATCGCAATTTATACTGCGGATATGGATATTATTACCCACGCCGGACCAAAATCTGACTTATCCATAATCAAAATGAATCCCGGTGAGACACATGCGCAATACGAGTACCTGGAGGATGGCCTACTTATCACTCAGCCGGTGTTCTCGCCATCACTCAGCTCGCAAGCCGCCACACCCATCGTCGGCTGGGTCGTAATGCAATTCGACTGGCGCCATTTAAAAATACAGCAATACCAGACGCTGCTGATAGGCACGGTATTTTTGGTTATCGCTTTTATTATTTGTGTGGGGCTAACCAGTTATATCAATCAATCACTAGCGGCAGACCTCACCACCCTGCGTCAAACTATTCGCAAGATGGCCACCGGCTCTCGAAATTTCCATGCACACATACCCGAGAACGATGAATTTAATGAAATTGCCGAAGAGCTCAATCTGCTAAATAATGCCCATCAAAATGAGTTACAAGAACTTCAACGCAGTATTGAGCAGACTAATATCGATCTGCGTGAAACCCTCGAAACCGTAGAAGTCCAAAATATTGAGTTAGATCTAGCACGTCGAGAAGCCGTAAATGCCAGCCGGATAAAATCGGAATTTCTAGCAAATACCAGCCATGAAATCCGCACCCCACTCAGCGGAATAATCGGCTTTAGTAAAATTCTACTTAAATCTGAAATGGAAGTTCGCCAGCGCGAAGCTATCGAAACCATTCACAACTCAGCCAATAGTCTGTTAACAATTATTAACGACATCCTTGATTTTTCAAAGTTAGAAGCCGGCAAACTAGTATTAGATAATGCCCCGGTTAATCTTCGAGAGGCCGTTGAAGACACCTTACAGCTTCTTGCACCCAGTGCCATTGAAAAAGACCTCGAGCTGGCTTTAATTATTGAAGCTGGCAGCCCAGAAGCGGTAGTGACAGATGGCCTAAGACTAAGGCAAATCCTGACAAACTTGATCAACAATGCAATAAAATTTACGCCAGCAGGTCATATCAAAGTTTCAATATTAAGCAAACAACAAAGCAGCGAAAACGCCGAAGTAACAATTCAAATCAGCGACACTGGGATTGGCCTATCCAAGGAACAACAACAAGAGGTATTCAAAGACTTCAGCCAAGCAGACGCCTCTATCACCCGCCAATACGGTGGCACCGGCCTCGGATTAGTGATTGTTAAACGCTTGATAGAACAGATGGGCGGTGAGATCGGCATTGTCAGTGAACCTGGCCAAGGCGCTACATTCTGGCTTACATTAAATCTGCCGACCAGCACTAACACCATAAAACTGCGTGATTTCAGCGTTCTAAGCGGTAAATCAATCGCCTTATACGATCGCAGCGAACTCCAAACCCAAGCATTGAAGTCCTTACTTTTATCTTGGGGACTTAAGGTTCATCACTGCAGCAATATTGACGACTTAGCACCTAGCGATTACTGTCTAATTAGCAGCGATAATAGCGCTGACTTCCACAAATTACTCTCCGAGCTGGATCGTTCTGCCGTCATTATCACTCCTTACAAAGAGCAGAAAAGTGATCTTGCTGGGCGTACTTACCTGAGCAAACCTTTTTCTCACGTTAAATTATTCGACGCTCTTTACAAAGGCTTAGAGCATAATTCAGCAAGCCGAAAACAGGCCGCTCGTTTCCCCAATACTAATATTTTAGCGGTCGATGACAACCCCTCAAATTTACATATATTGGGCAATTTCTTAGACGATATGGCCATTCGCACCCACTTTGCACAAAATGGTGCAGAGGCTTTACAGCAGTGTCGCGAAAAACACTTCGATCTGATTTTTATGGATATACAAATGCCGCAAATGGATGGCATAGAAACGAGCAAGTGCATTCGCAAAGATGGACTCAATACCGATACACCCATCATTGCCCTGTCCGCCTACTTGTCACCCGACAACCCGTCACAATTGCGCGATGCGGGCATAAACGACTACTTCAGCAAACCAATTTCAGAGCGCCAGCTTGCGGCACTGCTTAGCAAACACTTGAGCGCAGCCACGAGTAGTATCGAGCAAGCAAGGCCTGTCGATATCAAAGAATGTCTTCAACTAACCAAAAACCGCCCACAGCTTGCGGCAGACATGCTGAAGATGTTGCTGGAAACACTGCCCGAGCAACGAAAACATACCTTGCTAGCAATACAACACAGGGATTTTGATCAGCTTGGTGTTATAACCCACAACTTAAAAGGTGCCTGTTGTTACACTGGCACACCAGCGCTTAAACAACGGGTTCTTGAACTTGAAAAAGCGCTAGAAAACAAGGGCACATACGAAATCCAAACCACCGCGTTAATTAGTGCCATTGATGATTTACTGGTCTGGCAAGAAGCTCACGATCTTGGCGTTGTATTCGACATTTAA
- the recO gene encoding DNA repair protein RecO, whose amino-acid sequence MNRVEGAPCFVLHLRPYRDTSALVDLFSLEHGRFTCVAKGLRGAGRSRQQWRAALQAFNLVSVSWQGRGELKTLLDAQHQRSYALKGRALYCGFYINELLERLLFRHDPHPDVFLSYTHCLSCLELDATFEPTLRRFEFSLLESLGYGVNFASCAHSDDAVREEGYYRFNIGEGFVPVPVGAPGLVFLGADLLHLAADDFSADALNAAKKLARQVLQPLLGSKPLQSRALFKSGAVPSIAREQD is encoded by the coding sequence ATGAACCGCGTTGAGGGCGCTCCGTGTTTTGTTCTACACTTGCGCCCCTACCGCGATACTAGTGCCTTAGTTGATTTATTTAGCTTAGAGCACGGTCGTTTTACCTGCGTGGCAAAAGGCTTGCGAGGGGCGGGGCGTTCACGGCAGCAGTGGCGGGCTGCGCTTCAGGCGTTTAATCTCGTCTCTGTAAGTTGGCAGGGGCGCGGCGAGCTTAAGACCCTTCTAGATGCCCAGCATCAGCGAAGCTACGCCCTCAAGGGCCGGGCGCTGTATTGTGGTTTTTATATTAATGAGTTGTTAGAACGGCTGCTGTTCCGCCATGATCCCCACCCCGACGTGTTTCTCAGTTACACCCACTGTCTAAGTTGCCTTGAGCTTGATGCGACCTTTGAGCCGACGCTTAGGCGCTTTGAATTTAGTTTGTTAGAGTCTCTAGGTTACGGTGTGAATTTCGCTAGCTGTGCACACAGTGACGATGCGGTCCGAGAAGAAGGCTATTATCGATTTAATATCGGTGAAGGCTTTGTTCCCGTACCGGTTGGTGCCCCGGGCTTAGTATTTTTAGGTGCTGATTTATTGCATTTGGCTGCTGATGACTTTAGTGCCGATGCCTTAAATGCGGCGAAGAAGTTAGCTCGGCAAGTGTTACAGCCATTGTTAGGCAGCAAACCCTTGCAGAGTAGGGCGCTGTTTAAGTCTGGCGCGGTGCCTAGCATTGCGCGTGAGCAAGACTAG
- the era gene encoding GTPase Era, whose protein sequence is MSNEEPNDMSTQRCGFIAIVGRPNVGKSTLLNHILGQKISITSRKPQTTRHQVLGIKTDGANQFIYVDTPGLHVKEEKALNRYMNRAASSAMKDVDLVLFLVDRDRWTEDDELVLRNLKNAHCPVVLVINKVDRLDNKGQLLPLIQNLQARHTFDDVVPVSALRGHNREELEAVIARFLPEKVHMYPEDQITDRSERFLAAELVREKIMRQLGEEIPYSMTVEIEEFKASPRLLEISALILVERDGQKKIIIGEGGSRLRQIGTEARKDMEIAFDNKVMLRLWVKVKSGWADDERALRSLGYNDFK, encoded by the coding sequence ATGAGTAATGAAGAGCCCAATGATATGAGTACGCAACGCTGTGGTTTTATAGCCATTGTAGGACGCCCAAATGTGGGTAAGTCAACTTTGCTTAATCATATCCTTGGGCAGAAGATTAGTATCACTTCTCGTAAGCCGCAAACCACTAGGCACCAAGTGCTAGGTATTAAAACCGACGGCGCGAATCAGTTTATATATGTTGATACGCCAGGTTTACACGTCAAAGAAGAGAAGGCCCTGAATCGCTACATGAATCGCGCGGCGAGTTCCGCGATGAAGGATGTCGATTTAGTATTATTCCTAGTGGACAGGGATCGCTGGACTGAAGACGATGAACTGGTCTTGCGCAATCTTAAAAATGCGCATTGCCCAGTTGTTCTTGTTATCAATAAAGTCGATCGGCTCGATAATAAGGGCCAATTATTGCCCCTTATCCAGAATTTGCAGGCTAGGCACACTTTTGATGACGTGGTCCCAGTGTCCGCTTTACGCGGCCATAATCGGGAGGAGCTGGAAGCGGTTATCGCACGATTTTTACCTGAAAAAGTGCATATGTATCCTGAAGATCAAATTACTGATCGCAGTGAGCGCTTTTTGGCTGCTGAGTTGGTGCGAGAAAAAATCATGCGTCAGCTAGGTGAAGAAATTCCCTACTCGATGACCGTAGAAATTGAAGAGTTTAAAGCCTCTCCACGTCTATTGGAGATCAGCGCTTTAATTCTGGTGGAGCGCGACGGCCAGAAGAAAATTATTATTGGTGAAGGCGGTAGCCGTTTGCGGCAAATCGGCACTGAAGCCCGTAAAGATATGGAAATTGCATTCGATAATAAGGTGATGTTGCGTCTATGGGTTAAGGTTAAGTCTGGATGGGCGGATGATGAGCGTGCATTGCGCAGTCTTGGTTACAACGATTTTAAATAA
- the rnc gene encoding ribonuclease III, with protein sequence MNLKTPDELCQKIGYQFKDESLLAMAITHRSFSANNNERIEFLGDSLLNMIIAEVLYERFPNLREGELSRIRALLVSGKTLAELATEFDLGSFLRLGAGEKNTGGHRRNSTLADAVEALIGAIFIEAGFDVCRERVLAWFDSRLTVLNPESSHKDAKTKLQEFLQARKLPLPDYQLLDTEGADHQQTFIVSCSVSLLTSAISASGSSRRKAEQAAAKKVLTALKDTE encoded by the coding sequence TTGAACTTAAAAACCCCTGACGAGTTATGTCAGAAGATTGGCTATCAATTTAAAGATGAGTCATTGCTTGCAATGGCCATCACCCACCGTAGCTTTAGTGCAAACAACAATGAGCGTATTGAGTTTTTGGGAGACTCCCTCCTCAATATGATTATTGCTGAGGTTTTGTATGAGCGTTTTCCAAATCTGCGTGAGGGCGAGCTGAGTCGCATTCGTGCTCTTTTGGTGAGTGGTAAGACCTTGGCTGAACTAGCCACGGAATTCGATTTAGGTAGTTTTTTACGACTGGGGGCTGGTGAAAAAAACACCGGTGGTCATCGTCGTAACTCTACGCTTGCTGATGCCGTTGAGGCATTGATAGGTGCTATTTTTATAGAAGCTGGATTTGATGTGTGCCGCGAACGGGTGCTGGCTTGGTTTGATTCTCGGCTTACGGTACTTAATCCAGAGTCTAGTCACAAAGATGCGAAAACTAAGCTCCAAGAGTTTTTACAGGCGCGCAAGTTGCCTTTACCTGATTATCAGCTTCTAGATACCGAAGGTGCTGATCATCAACAAACGTTTATAGTGAGTTGTTCGGTATCGTTATTAACATCAGCGATATCGGCTTCGGGTAGCAGCCGTCGCAAGGCCGAGCAAGCCGCCGCTAAAAAAGTGCTGACCGCCTTAAAGGATACCGAATGA
- a CDS encoding DUF4845 domain-containing protein, whose amino-acid sequence MKAKQAGIGMIPTVLILGTVIIFATVGVKLMPIYVDYWTLTRILEDVASEERDSDPTPAGVRRDISGRFLTNRVEAISLRDIKISNDKKGVVIDARYEKRTPLIFNIDAVVRFDDALYVVPRR is encoded by the coding sequence ATGAAAGCAAAACAAGCTGGTATAGGGATGATTCCCACGGTGCTGATATTGGGCACGGTGATTATATTTGCTACGGTTGGCGTAAAGTTAATGCCTATTTACGTTGATTACTGGACCTTGACGCGAATTCTCGAGGATGTCGCTAGTGAGGAACGGGACAGTGACCCAACACCGGCTGGCGTTCGTCGTGATATTTCTGGACGCTTTCTGACCAATCGAGTGGAAGCTATTTCCTTGCGAGATATTAAAATAAGCAATGATAAAAAGGGCGTTGTGATCGATGCTCGCTACGAAAAGAGAACCCCATTAATATTCAATATTGATGCTGTGGTTCGCTTTGATGACGCACTTTATGTGGTGCCCCGGCGTTGA
- the lepB gene encoding signal peptidase I, protein MVNLILMVVAAVSLVVWLIQEVKGRRQMQQALKWCAEKRTAGDAETLRQQVVPGWLEWTYRVVVFAWFAWIASVVLLKDGDFALALVVLTIVAGIIAGLDRFVFEKARQAYVSAGNVAVYITYFVKQDQDALKSEFGGMLPIAENARSFFPVLLVVLVLRSFVIEPFQIPSASMVPSLEVGDYILVNKFNYGLRLPVVGTKIFEVGEPKRGDVMVFFPPNDSRYFIKRVVGLPGDQIRYVNKQLYINDELIQRTLIAEVPPLQPVTQVLSEQLGNVDHFIHHDKRIYRGDFVTSVAPGHYFMMGDNRDNSSDSRVWGQVPEENIVGQAFAIWMHWQAFSDLPSFNRVGRIP, encoded by the coding sequence ATGGTGAATTTGATTCTAATGGTTGTTGCGGCTGTATCTCTAGTCGTCTGGCTGATTCAAGAAGTGAAGGGCCGCCGACAAATGCAGCAGGCATTGAAATGGTGTGCCGAGAAGCGCACGGCCGGCGACGCGGAGACGCTCCGTCAGCAAGTGGTGCCTGGCTGGCTCGAATGGACTTATCGCGTGGTTGTATTTGCGTGGTTTGCTTGGATTGCTAGCGTGGTATTGTTGAAAGATGGTGATTTTGCACTAGCATTAGTCGTGCTGACTATTGTCGCAGGCATTATTGCTGGCTTGGATCGCTTTGTCTTTGAAAAGGCTCGCCAAGCTTACGTCAGCGCTGGCAACGTGGCGGTGTATATCACCTACTTTGTGAAACAGGATCAAGATGCATTAAAATCTGAGTTCGGTGGCATGTTGCCTATTGCCGAAAATGCCCGCTCGTTTTTTCCGGTATTACTAGTGGTGTTGGTCTTGCGCTCATTTGTTATTGAGCCATTTCAAATTCCGTCTGCGTCGATGGTGCCTAGTTTAGAAGTGGGCGACTATATTTTAGTCAACAAGTTTAATTACGGTCTGCGTTTGCCGGTAGTCGGCACCAAAATTTTTGAAGTCGGAGAACCTAAGCGCGGCGATGTGATGGTGTTTTTTCCTCCTAACGATAGCCGTTACTTTATCAAGCGCGTGGTGGGCCTACCCGGTGATCAGATTCGCTACGTTAATAAGCAGTTGTATATTAATGATGAGTTAATCCAGCGAACCTTAATAGCTGAAGTGCCGCCCTTGCAGCCGGTGACCCAAGTGTTGAGTGAACAGCTGGGTAATGTTGATCACTTTATTCATCATGATAAACGGATTTATCGCGGCGATTTTGTGACAAGTGTTGCCCCTGGTCATTATTTTATGATGGGTGATAATCGCGATAATAGCAGTGACAGCCGCGTTTGGGGTCAGGTGCCTGAGGAGAATATAGTAGGGCAGGCCTTTGCTATTTGGATGCATTGGCAGGCCTTTAGCGATTTACCAAGTTTTAATCGAGTCGGTCGGATACCTTAG